A window of Variovorax paradoxus genomic DNA:
CGAAGTAAACGACGCCACCATCGGCTGGCAGCTCGCGCCGCTGTTCCAGCGCAAGGTGCAGCTCGGCGAAGTGCATGCCAAGCAGGTGCTCATCGAAAAGCGCGGCCCGCCGAGCGACAAGCCCACCGAGCCGCTGCAGCAGCTGGCGCTGCCGGTCGATGTCGACGTGCCCTTCCGCATCGACGAAGTGCGCTGGGCCGGCCCGCCCGCGCTGCAGGCGCTCAACCTGTCGGGCAGCTACAGCTACAAGGCCGCCGAGCACGCGCTCGAAGTGAAGGGTGTGGACATTGCCGACGGCCACTACAGCGCGCGCGTCAAGCTGCAGGGCCCCGCGCCGATGGCGATCGACGCCTCGCTCAACGGCCGCGTGAAGGCCCCGCTGGCCGAAGACCACGACATCGACGTGCTGGCCGAAGCCACCGTCAAGGGCACGCTCACCGGCACCGAAGCCCGCCTGCAGGTGGCCGCCGAACTCAAGCCTGCCGAGGAAAGCCCCGACGCCCCGATGGAAGCCAGGCTGCAGGCGCAGATCGCGCCGTGGCTGCCTCAGCCGGTGATCGATGCCAAGGCCGACCTGCGCAACGTCGATGCCTCCAGCCTGTGGCCCGGCGCGCCGGAAACCCGGCTCACCGGCACCGTCGAACTCACGCCCGACGCCGACACCGGCCCGGCCGCATGGAAGGCATCGGCCGACATCCGCAACAGCGTGGCCGGCCCGTGGGACGAAGAAAAACTCCCGGTCGAACAGGTGCAGGCCCGCGTGGGTTTCGACGGCACCAGCTGGACCATTCCCGAAGCCACCGTGCGCGCGGGCGGCGGGCGCATCGACGCGGCCGGCAAGTGGAGCCCCGCGCCCGCCCCGTGGCAGGCCCAGGCCACCGTGCGCGGCGTGCGGCCCGGCGCGCTGTACACCGAGCTTTCCGGCGCGCCCGTGAGCGGCACGCTCAAGGCCGAGCAGAAAGAAAGCACCATCAGCTTCGACGCCGCGCTGCGCGCCGAAGGCGGCGCCGGCAGCAAGGCGCTGCCCGGCTTCGCGCTCGACCGCGCGCTGGCCCAGGGCCAGTGGAAAGACCAGGTGCTCGACCTGCGCACCTTGCGCATCGAAGCCCAGCGCGCCAGCATCGACGGCAAGCTGCAGGTGCGCGTGGCCGACCAGGCCGGCAGCGGCAAGCTCAGCCTGGTGCTGCCGGGCGGCAGCGCGCAGGTCGAAGGCCGTATCGCGCCCACCGCGGGCAGCGGCGACATCAAGGCCAGCATCGACGACGCCGACGCCGTGCAGCGCTGGGTGCAGGGCCTGCCGGGGCTGTCGAACGTGTTCGCGAACGCCAGCGCCAAGGGCTCGGCCAAGCTGGACGCGAACTGGCAGGGCGGCTGGCAGACCATCCAGCGCCGCCTGCAGAACGCGACCGCGCCGGCACAGCGCGGCACCGCCGAGCCCACGCTCAAGGCCATGCTCGGCGTGCCCCGCCTCGACCTGCACCTGCCGGCCTCCGAGCCCGGCGGCGCAGCCACCGCCGTGCAACTGAACGGCCTGCGCGCCGAACTCGCCGGCAGCCTCGCGCAAGCCAGCCTCACGCTGCAGGGCGAAGCCACCACCGGCACCCAGAAAATCACCATCGACACCCGCGCCAGCGGCGGCCTCGCGGGCAACGACCAATGGCGCGCGGCGCTCGCCAGCCTGCGCCTGCAGGCCCAGGACAGCGTCAGCCCCGGCAGCGCCCCCTGGGTGCTGGAGCTGAGCCGCGAAGTGACGGCCACCATCCGCAGCACCAGCGGCAACGCCGCGCGGCTGGACATCGAAGCCTCCGCCGCCGCGGCCACCCTGCGCGGCCCGGTGCCCGGCACCGTGCGCATCGACTGGCAGCCGCTGCGCTTCAGCCAGAGCGGCGCGGCGCCCAACCGGGTGTTCCGCGTGCAGTCCAAGGGCCAGCTGCAGGGCCTGCCCATGGCATGGGCCGGCGCGCTCGGCGCCAACACCACGCTGGGCGAATACGGCATCAGCGGCGACCTGATGTTCGACGGCGACTGGGACATCGACGCCGGCGACACCCTGCGCGCCAAGGCCCGCCTCGCGCGCCAGAGCGGCGACATCCGCGTGCAGGCCGGCGAGGCCGCGCTGGTCACGCGCATCGTGAGCACCGGCACGGGCACCGCCAGCGAACGCACCATGAACTCCGCCACCGCCCCCAACGGCGTGGAAGCGCCCAGCACCCCGGCCGGCCTGCGCCAGGCCGAGCTGCGGCTCGACGCGCAAGGCGACGCCGTGCGCGCCAGCCTGACATGGGACAGCGAACGCGCCGGCAAGATCAACGCCGACATCGACACCCGCGTGCAGCAGCGCGCCGGCGGCTGGCAATGGGCGCCAGACGCGCCGCTGGGCGGCACCATCAAGGCCAGCCTGCCCAACCTGGGCGTGTGGTCGATGCTCGCGCCGCCGGGCTGGCGCATTGCCGGCACGCTCGACGCCGCCGCCACCCTGTCGGGCAACCGCGCCGTGCCGCGCTGGAACGGCACCCTGGGCGCCGACAAGCTCGCGCTGCGCGCGCCGGTCGAAGGCCTGGACCTGCGCGACGGGCGGCTGCGCGCATCGCTGAACGGCGAGCGCGTGGAGATCACCGAATTCACGCTCAAGGGCGGCGCCGGCAGCTCCGCGCGCATTGCCGGCCAGAGCGGCAACCGCAGCACCGCCGCCAGCGAGGCCCGCTCCGACGGCGGCACGCTGTCGGCCACCGGCGACCTCAGCTGGGGCCCGGCCAGCGGCACTGCATCGGGCGTGCGCATGGCCATGCAGGGCCAGTTGCGCGCGCTGCGCGTGCTGGTGCGCACAGACCGGCAAGTCACGCTCTCGGGCGACCTGCAGGCCAAGCTGGACAACGGCCAGTTCACCGTGCGAGGCAAGCTCAAGACCGACCGCGCGGTCATCATCCTGCCCGACGAAACCGCGCCCAGCCTGGGCAGCGACGTGGTCGTGCGCTCCGCCGCCAAGGACCGCGAGGCGGCCGAGGCGGCGAAACGCGAATCCGAGCGCGCCGATGCCCAGGCCGCGAAACCGCAGACCGCCAAGCCGCCGGACATCGTCGTCAACTTCGACCTGGGCGACGACTTCGCGGTGCAGGGCCGCGGCATCACCACCCGCCTGGAAGGCGACCTGGAAATCCGCAGCACCCGGCTGAACGCCCCGCCGCGCATCACCGGCGAAGTGAAGACCGTGAAGGGCCAGTACCGCGCCTACGGCCAGCAGCTCGACGTGGAAACCGGCGTGGCCCGCTTCAACGGCCCCTTCGACAACCCCGCGCTGGACATCCTGGCCATTCGCCCGAACCTGTCGCAGCGCGCGGGCGTGCAGATCACCGGCACCGCGCAGTCGCCGCGCGTGAAGCTGTATTCCGAGCCCGCCCTGTCGGACGCCGAAACCCTGTCATGGGTGATCCTGGGCCGCGCATCCGCCACCAGCGGCGGCGAATCGGCGCTGCTGCAGCAGGCGGCGCTGTCGCTGCTGGGCAAGATCGGCGGCAGCGGCTCCGGCGGCAGCCTGGCCAGCCGCTTCGGGCTGGACGAACTGGGCTTCAAGGGCCCGGGCAGCGGCGGCGACCTGCGCGAATCGGCGGTGACGCTGGGCAAGCGGCTGTCGAAGGACTTCTACATCACCTACGAGCGCAGCATCGGCGGGACCTTCGGCACGCTGTTCATCTTCTACGACCTGACCACCAAGCTCACGCTGCGGGGGCAGGCGGGGCAGACGAGCGGGCTGGATCTGATCTATACGGTGAAGTACGACTGACCGATTGAAGTCCGGTCCGGGGAAGGCGCGCTGCCAAGCTGGTAAAGTGCGGGCCGCCACCCTCCGTCTTCGTAGTTCAATGGATAGAACGGGGTCCTCCTAAGACTCAGATACAGGTTCGATTCCTGTCGAAGGCACCAGAAACCTGTTGATTCTCAACAGGTTTTTTTTTGGCCAGACGTTGCCGACACAACTGCCCCGGACTCACAGCGTCATCATCCTGACCCGGGCCAAAAGAGCTGACGAACGCAAGTTTTTACCGTTCCACCTGGGCGCGTTCGTGCAAGCTGTGCTGACGTCCCCAAAAGTGTCGGCAGCGCTGACGCAAGTTCACGGCGAGGCCGTATTGGCCGCCTTCAAGAATGCCTATTCCGTCAAATTGCTGAAACTGCCTGCAGGTCACACCGAAACCGACCTCCGTTGTGGACTGCTGGCTGATAGGCGAGGTCAAAGCACATTTCGACTACCGACAAGGTCAGCAATTTGTGTCCCAACGAGGCCTGCCGCACATACCCGCGCAATCCGAGAACTACTGGGCATTTCCCGTTGCCTGAACAGCCCCGTTCCTCTCTAAAGTAAACGCCCTCGTCCCCCAACACCCCACCAAGTGGGCAAGGAGCGCAACCCCCTCAAGCACCTGAACGATTGAACCGCACCACCTCGCAGCGGGTCATCGGCGCGTAGCCGCATCGATGCAAATGCGAGGTCCCAAAAGGCGACGGCCGGGATGCGTCAACACCCCAGCCGTCTGACCAAGTGAAGTGCCCAACTTTCGAAAGGAAGCACCCCAAATGGCTACCCGGAATATAGCCCGCCCCTCCACGCCCCTAGCTCACGCCGACGCCCCACCCGACGCCGTGACGCTCCTGGAGGAAAAGAGCACGCAGCTCTATTCGCTGCTCTGCTATTGCCACGGCAACGGCCCGCCGCAGCAGGAAGACGCAGGGCCAGAACATCGCGGCAACGTGTTCTGGCTCGCTTCGGAATTGGCAAGAGAAGTGATGAACCTGATTCAGGTCTGCATCCCGCGAGAGCGGTAGGCAGCACAGGCCGATCGCTCAACGCCGCACGTAGCTCTTCGCCCCGCTGTCGCTCAGGCAGTACTGCCCGCCGCGCGGCCCGGTGCATATGCGCCCCGATCTGCAAGAGCAATCGCCGGTGCCGGCGGGCGGCTGCGGTGCCAGCAAGTTGCGCACCGCGCCCCCGCCGCCCTGCGGCCCCGTGCAAACCTTCTTCGATCCGCTGATCGAGCCGTCATTGCACACGAACAACTCGCCGGAGCAATGCGACACACCGCCCTTGCTTCCCGAGCAGGGGTAGTTCGCGGCAACGGCGTTGAAGGCCAACGCGCATGCGCCAAGCGCGAACAGCAACGCCGCGCGCCACATGATCGAGCGGCTCAGCATTTCAGGTCGAAGAAAGACTTCCGGGCCTTGTACAACGCGACCTCCGCGCGACCCTTCTCCGCACCGCTCGTTCGCGCCACGTCGCCCTGCAATTCGGCAATCTGCCCATCGAGCGTATCGCAGCGGGCTTGAACGCCGGCCGGCAGGTTCACGCGGTGCCGCAGGACATTCATGTCCTCATGCGACTTTCCGGTGAGCGGCCGGAAGGCCGTGTCCATCGACTTGCGAAACTCCTCGCGCTGCACCTCAGCGCCCTTGCGCGATGTGCCGCCCATCTTGTCCATGCCTTGCGTCGGCGTCACGTCGACGGTCTTGCCACCCACGCAAGGCGCGTCGGAGTAGCTGACCTTTCCGCCGGTTTCGCAGCGGTAGACGGGCGGCTGGGCAAGCGCTGTCGAGGTGGCGCAAAGCAAGAGACAGGCGAGCAGAACTCTCACGTCGAATCTTTCACGATGGGGTTCACTGGCGGCCGGCGACCTATGGCGCGGCGGGGATTTCTCGAAACTAACATCGGCCGCGCCGCAAGCACCTGCTCGTGTTCCCTGAGCCCGTCCATCGCCGGCGCTGCACTCGCGGCTATCGCACGCTGAAGAAAAGATGAAGAAAACAAGGCCGCAAAGCCCTGCGGCACCAACTGTTAATTACTGGTAACGCGGCACGGCTCCAATCGGGCACGGGAACGTTCCCAGCCTTCTTCATTGCAGCCCCCCTCGTGACTTCCGCCACCGACCCACGCACTCCCCGCTCCCGCAACATCCTCGGCCGCCGGCTGCTGGCCACTTTCAGCGTCGTGCTGCTGCTGACCCTCGCGGGCTCGGGCATCGGCATCTGGTCGCTGGCGAAGGTGAACGACGCCACGCATGAGGCCATCCAGCAGAACGGCGTGTCGGAACGCCTGGTGGTCGACGCCTACCGCCTGCAGGCGATCAACGCCGAGCGCTACAAGGCGATGGCGCTGAGCTCCGAGCCCGAGGTCGGTGAGATCCTGGCCGCCGACATCCAGGCGACGGAAAAGCAATACAACGAGCTGATGCAGCAGGTCGACGAGCGCTTGAAGTCCGCGCCCGACCGCGCGCTGCTCGCGCAGATCGAAGCCGCGGGCACCGACTTCAAGGCGACCGTGAAAGAGCTGATCGCGGCGCGCGACTCGGGCCTGACGGAGCGCATCCGCAATGTCTATTCGCAGCGCTTCCAGCCGGGCTCGGCCGCGCTGCTGGCGGCGGTGTCGAAGCTCGCGCAGGCGCAGCGCGACGCCATCGACGCTGCAGACTCCCGCATCGACGGCCTGAGCGCCTCGGCGCGGCTGGCGCTGGTGGTGTTCTGCGCGGCGGCGCTGCTGGTGGGCGCGGTGCTGGCGCAGTGGCTGGTGCGCAGCATCAGCAGGCCGATCCGCGCGGCCGGCGAAACGGCGCAACGCGTGGCCAGCCTCGACCTGCGGCAGGACATCGCGGGCCACTCGCGCGACGAGGCAGGGCAGATGCTGCAGGCGCTGGGCGCGATGCAGGGCGCGCTGCGCGAACTGGTCGAGCGCGTGCGCGAGTCGGTGCAGAACGTGCGCGTGGCCGCGGGCGACATGGCGCAGGGCAATTCGGAACTCTCGTCGCGCACGGAAGAAGCCGCGTCGAGCCTGCAGCAGACGGCCGCCGCGCTGGAGCTGGTGATGCGCAACGTGGCGCAGTCGAGCGAGGCCGCGGGCCGCGCGGAGCAGATGGCGGGCGCCGCCGCCACGGTGGCTGCGCAGGGCGGCGAGGTGGTGTCGCAGGTGGTCGGCACGATGCAGGACATTCACCGCGCGTCGCACAAGATGGCCGACATCATCGGCGTGATCGACGGCATCGCGTTCCAGACGAACATCCTTGCGCTCAACGCGGCGGTGGAAGCCGCGCGCGCCGGCGAAGCGGGCCGGGGCTTCGCGGTGGTGGCGGCGGAGGTGCGGCAACTGGCCACGCGTTCCGCGGCGGCGGCGCGCGAGATCAAGGGCCTGATCGAGAACTCGGTGCAGCGCATCGAGGCCGGCACGCAACTGGCCGACAGCGCGGGCCAGACGATGGGCCGCATCATGGCGTCGATCCAGCAGGTGGCGGGCACGGTGAACGACATCACCGAGGCCACGCATGCGCAGACGCGCGACATCGGCCAGATCAACACCGCCGTCTCGCGGCTGGACCGCATGACGCAGCAGAACTCTGCGCTGGTGGAAGAGTCGGCCGCCGCGTCGCAAGGCCTGCGCGACCAGGCGCACAGCCTCGACGCGCTGATCAGCCAGTTCGTGCTGCCGGGCGACGGCGAGGCGGCGCAAGACGCGCGCGATGCGCAATGGCTGCCCGCCCGCAAGGTGCTGCTGGCGGCAACGCCCGAAGACCGCCTGCTGCCGGCCTGACGGGCAGCCTCGTCAGCGAATCAGGTCCATCGACGCGATCTGCGGCGTGACCTTGGCTTCGGTCGCGGTGAGCAACTGGCCGTTCGATTCTTTCCAGCACATGATGTTGGTCAAGCCCGAGCCCGCCGGGCCGGGCGCCTGAATCGACACCGCCTTCCAGCCCTTGCATGCGCCGCCCACGGTGGTGGGTCGGTCGAGAAACACGTATTCGGTGCCGGCGTCGATGCGCAGCACGCCCACCACGCCGGGCGGAAACGGCTTGCGCGTCTGGGCCGATGCCGTGCAGGCGACGGTGGCCATGACCATGGCCAAGAAGAAGATGCGCCCCATGCCTGATGCTCCGGTGTTTTTGTCGAAGGCCGATATTACTTTTGCGCTTCGGCACGCTGCCGCCAAGGCTTGTGCGCCCCGCCCTCCGAGCGCACGCTGACGAACTGGCTCGCGCGCAGCTTCACCCGTGCCACGGCGGCGTCGAGCGAGGGCTGGTCCATGATCACCAGCTCGCCATGCCGCAGGCCGTCCAGCGCGATTTCGGCCACGCCGGCATAGCCGCCGCTGACGCCCTGCTTGAAGTGGAACGAGCAAGACCAGCCGCCCTTCAGGTCGACGGAAATTGGATGTGAGGTCAAGGGTACGCGGGTGCTCTGGAACTGCCTGGCGCCATGCGGGCGGGCGTGTCCATGGATTGTTTTTTTTGGCGGGTCCAGTGTCGCGACAGCGCCGTCAGCGTCAATCCCATGAACGGGTTATTCGGTGCGGCGGCCGGCCCCTTCCCTACCTGATTTCGGTGATGGTCCGATGGCGTGGAAGCCGTTTCAATCGGCGCCTCGCGGCCGCAATCGGCGCGCCGCTTTGGAACTGTCTTCAGAAGAAGCAACGAGGAGATCGATCATGGATCGGAGAAGGTTTGCGCTCAGCGCGGTGGGCATCGCGGTATTGAGCGGATGCGGTGGCGGTGGCAGCGGAGGCGGCGGTGGCTTCGCCTTTCCTCCGGTCGGTGGGTCGCCCGCGCCCGCCCCGGGCGAGCCTTCCGCGCCGCTACCGCCCGCGCCGCAACCGCCGGTACCGCCCGCACCCAATCCACCGGCACCGCCGGCCGGCCCCGAGCTTGCAACGCCGACCCTGTTGCCCGCATCGACGATCCTCACGCAGAGCATCGAGACTGAAGACAGAACCCTCAACGCAGCTGTAGGCCCCGGCCAGGCGAACTTCTGGGACCTGCGGCCCGACTTCTGCATCGGGGACGGCTGGAAAAGCCAGTTCGCGGGTGCGCTGGCATTGGGCGTGAGAGTCGGCAGGAGTTCGGCCGGGTTCGACGGCGACCAGAAGTTCAAGGAACTGACGCCGCTGGGCCCGGAGATGACGGCGGCCGACGGCCTGAAGATCGTCTCGATCACGGACAACCCACAGT
This region includes:
- a CDS encoding DUF4124 domain-containing protein; this translates as MRVLLACLLLCATSTALAQPPVYRCETGGKVSYSDAPCVGGKTVDVTPTQGMDKMGGTSRKGAEVQREEFRKSMDTAFRPLTGKSHEDMNVLRHRVNLPAGVQARCDTLDGQIAELQGDVARTSGAEKGRAEVALYKARKSFFDLKC
- a CDS encoding methyl-accepting chemotaxis protein, with translation MTSATDPRTPRSRNILGRRLLATFSVVLLLTLAGSGIGIWSLAKVNDATHEAIQQNGVSERLVVDAYRLQAINAERYKAMALSSEPEVGEILAADIQATEKQYNELMQQVDERLKSAPDRALLAQIEAAGTDFKATVKELIAARDSGLTERIRNVYSQRFQPGSAALLAAVSKLAQAQRDAIDAADSRIDGLSASARLALVVFCAAALLVGAVLAQWLVRSISRPIRAAGETAQRVASLDLRQDIAGHSRDEAGQMLQALGAMQGALRELVERVRESVQNVRVAAGDMAQGNSELSSRTEEAASSLQQTAAALELVMRNVAQSSEAAGRAEQMAGAAATVAAQGGEVVSQVVGTMQDIHRASHKMADIIGVIDGIAFQTNILALNAAVEAARAGEAGRGFAVVAAEVRQLATRSAAAAREIKGLIENSVQRIEAGTQLADSAGQTMGRIMASIQQVAGTVNDITEATHAQTRDIGQINTAVSRLDRMTQQNSALVEESAAASQGLRDQAHSLDALISQFVLPGDGEAAQDARDAQWLPARKVLLAATPEDRLLPA
- a CDS encoding translocation/assembly module TamB domain-containing protein — its product is MQNDANNTDPATPQTPAVVKRSRTRRALRAFAWTVLGLFVAVLLLGAGAWWWLGSNKSLAFALAQAAQRLPAGQTLESRDVTGSLRTGGRIGWLKYQSESIAVEVNDATIGWQLAPLFQRKVQLGEVHAKQVLIEKRGPPSDKPTEPLQQLALPVDVDVPFRIDEVRWAGPPALQALNLSGSYSYKAAEHALEVKGVDIADGHYSARVKLQGPAPMAIDASLNGRVKAPLAEDHDIDVLAEATVKGTLTGTEARLQVAAELKPAEESPDAPMEARLQAQIAPWLPQPVIDAKADLRNVDASSLWPGAPETRLTGTVELTPDADTGPAAWKASADIRNSVAGPWDEEKLPVEQVQARVGFDGTSWTIPEATVRAGGGRIDAAGKWSPAPAPWQAQATVRGVRPGALYTELSGAPVSGTLKAEQKESTISFDAALRAEGGAGSKALPGFALDRALAQGQWKDQVLDLRTLRIEAQRASIDGKLQVRVADQAGSGKLSLVLPGGSAQVEGRIAPTAGSGDIKASIDDADAVQRWVQGLPGLSNVFANASAKGSAKLDANWQGGWQTIQRRLQNATAPAQRGTAEPTLKAMLGVPRLDLHLPASEPGGAATAVQLNGLRAELAGSLAQASLTLQGEATTGTQKITIDTRASGGLAGNDQWRAALASLRLQAQDSVSPGSAPWVLELSREVTATIRSTSGNAARLDIEASAAAATLRGPVPGTVRIDWQPLRFSQSGAAPNRVFRVQSKGQLQGLPMAWAGALGANTTLGEYGISGDLMFDGDWDIDAGDTLRAKARLARQSGDIRVQAGEAALVTRIVSTGTGTASERTMNSATAPNGVEAPSTPAGLRQAELRLDAQGDAVRASLTWDSERAGKINADIDTRVQQRAGGWQWAPDAPLGGTIKASLPNLGVWSMLAPPGWRIAGTLDAAATLSGNRAVPRWNGTLGADKLALRAPVEGLDLRDGRLRASLNGERVEITEFTLKGGAGSSARIAGQSGNRSTAASEARSDGGTLSATGDLSWGPASGTASGVRMAMQGQLRALRVLVRTDRQVTLSGDLQAKLDNGQFTVRGKLKTDRAVIILPDETAPSLGSDVVVRSAAKDREAAEAAKRESERADAQAAKPQTAKPPDIVVNFDLGDDFAVQGRGITTRLEGDLEIRSTRLNAPPRITGEVKTVKGQYRAYGQQLDVETGVARFNGPFDNPALDILAIRPNLSQRAGVQITGTAQSPRVKLYSEPALSDAETLSWVILGRASATSGGESALLQQAALSLLGKIGGSGSGGSLASRFGLDELGFKGPGSGGDLRESAVTLGKRLSKDFYITYERSIGGTFGTLFIFYDLTTKLTLRGQAGQTSGLDLIYTVKYD